The Anas acuta chromosome 14, bAnaAcu1.1, whole genome shotgun sequence DNA window ttgttgttgttgtctgaGGAGTAGATGTAAACATGATTTTAGTAGAAGAGGCATGTCTCCATGGAACAGCGCATATACTTAAAGCAGAGGGACATTTCCTTGCTGATGTTTTTACGATGACCCAGTCTTTGTTGCGGAAAGAATCCTCTCTGTCCCTTATCTCTTTAGGAGGCTTTAGATACTTGCAGAGAAATGTAGCTCCCTTCATGGTATACTTTGAAGGTGTGCTTCTACATTGTGCGTGAGATTGGGAAAAGGTTTGTTGAACTTCTCCTTTGGTGAGATTTGCTTACAAATTGTGatggtgaaagaaaagcattgaaGTTATGAAGGTTTGAGGTAACGTGTTGAGGGAATGTTGTGTGAGGGGCTGTAGAAGGGCTGGTGGTTCTTTGTCTTGTTTTAGTTATTCCATTCCCCACAAAGCTGTGGTTTATGCTCTTTGAAGTCTGTCTGGTCAATAGGTTTTGCCTGAGAAATATTACTAATATTTTTGGGGATCTTAGGGAGAGCCTTCTGTACAATTCATTTCCTACTATGTACCTTAAAAGATCTACTAGTACgaatactgaaaaataactaaatataaaaaatataaatgtatataaacaaGCTGCATAACATTTATTGTCTTCACAATGTTAGGTCATGTTAATGTGGTGGAAAGAAATATCTTTAGAGCTGTCCATGGTATAGTCTCTCTGCATGTTATGAAGAAGTGGGCTGGGCAATCGGTCTTTTAATGAAGTCCTTCTGCCTTTTATGAATAGGGAAGGCAAACATAACAGCTGGGAGTAGTTTGAGAATTCTTTGTGTGTGACGTTCTCTTGGTAGAAAGAGGAACCTTTGAACCCTGACCTCTCAAGAATGGAGCTGGAAGTGGCTTTGCTACCAGACATATTCTACAACAACAGCTGTATTCATAGAATCCTGGAATCCTTTAGGTCGGAAAAGACCTCTTAGATCATataccattaaaccatgtcactaagttCTACATGCTCAAACCTCCGAAGACCTTAAATGCTGGCAACTCAACTACATCTCTGGGCAGCCTTGGTGAATATTTCACAGTCTTTTCagtgaaacacattttcctaatatccaatgtAAACCTCCACTGCAGCAATCTGAAGCCATGTCCTATTGTTTTATCACATGGTTCTTGGCAACAGGCTGATTCCCACTTTGCTGTAGCCCccctttaaggtaattgtagaaCACAGTAGgatctgccctgagcctcctttactgtagactaaacaaccccatcTCCATCAGCCGCTCCTAATGACAtctgttctctagacccttcaacAGCTCCGTTGCCCTGCTTTGACCTGTTTCAGCACCTCAGTAACCTTCCTATAgtgaggggtccaaaactgatCACAGTATTTGACGTGCAGCCTCACGAGAgccgagtacagagggacaatcacttctgTAGTCCTGCTAGCCAGAGTATTTCTGACACAAATCAGGATGCTGCTGGATCTCTTGGCCACATtactggctcatattcagctggctaTTGACCAATACTCGGAGGTAGCTTTCAGCCAGCCAGCTTTTGAGCCAGTCTTCTTTCCTCAgtctgtagcactgcatgggatTGCTGTGACCGAAACAAAGGACCCATCACTTAGCCTTCTGGCCCCATAGACTTCCATATATCTAAGTAGTTTATCATGTTGCTGACCCTTTTCTTATGGATTATGAGGTCTTCATTCTGGTTCCTGTCCCTATCTACCAGGTAGTCAGGAGATTTTGTACCCAGAGAAAAATAGGTCTTGTTGCTGAAGACTATGACCAAACCACATTGGGGTGATCATCTCTTTCTTGTCACTGTGTTTCCCCTCCACATCCAATAACAGACGGAGCTTGTCGTTGgtcctccttttcttgtttttctatttaGAAAATCATTGTTGATGCTTTTACGACCAGTAGTCAGCTTGAGTTCCAGCTGGGATTTGGCCCTTCTGATTTTCACTGCACACAGTCTGAAACATCTCCTGAGTAATGGAAGTACATCCCTGGAATTTCATTCTATCTAATGATGaggcaaatttaaaaaataaaaaaaaaataaaataaaaaaagaggaagatcTGTAGAGTGACAGTGATGTCCTTCATTTGtgcaattttcacatttttgccTTGTTTGCTGTGGACTGAGCCTGAATGTGGCAGAGACCCCTAAAAAGACTGGAAGATCTACTAGAAAAGAACTACTTTGATATATCTCTCTTTCAGTGTCAGAGAATTATAtgcccttttctttctgctttgacCAATGGTAAGAAATAGGATGTTGTCCATGATGCAGATAAAGACTGTGATTGTAGAGTAGAAAGAGTGAGAGGCAGGCTTAGAGCCTGGAAATTAGTTGGATCAGTGTGTCTTTGGCTGGGAAATGCTTTGGTTTCATGCATTGAACCTACTCTATGGCGTAGAGGTCTCTGAAGTGAAAGGGTGAAGACTGCAGTCACCATCATTTATGAAGGTGAAGTCAAAGAAGAGCAGAAGGGTACTGTAGGGGCAGGTGTTCCATGAAAGCAATAATCTAGGGCTGTAGCTGATGCCAAGCACTGATGTAATAACCATTAGCCATGAATGTGAATGCTGACTGTGTAAAATGAGATCCAGTGATTCAGCATGACAGAATCAGGAAAATATGATAGATGCTTATTGCTCGAGATATTTCATGGTcttcctttggattttttttctcaaatgaatGTATTGGACGTGTTTGATAAGTGATGTCAAATTCTGCCCTCTTCTTATACCTCTCTGTACACTGGCATGCTCGTGTCCCATGGTTCTCTGACACATTCAAAGTGAATGCCCTggggttttcttctgttttatggGTAGgcatttttctggaaaaccGTTTAAGTGAATGAAAGTTAGAAAAGCGACATACTTTTCTATGACATCCcgaattataaataaatgttaggCTTCAATGTATACAAAGcgttgaaaagaaaacattaattaaagAAGGACTGCAAAAGAGATCACTGAAAGTCCTTAAAGTGAATATCGTTCTGCAAAAAGgtgtaatatttataattaatttgaGGCCTAATTAACACGAGTAATTTTACCTGCCATGCAGTAGAACTAAGATATCAAGAAGAGGCCACTACCTCCATTCTGATCATGACCGCCCTGAAGACCAGAATGAAATCGATCTTCTCCTCGAAGAAGAGAAGGCGTTGTGGAAGCAAATGTACCGACTCTGCGCCGTGCCGCAGGGGAATATGCTGAGTCACCGTGTCCCCGTAGAAGGAAGATTTCCGCGGAAGAGTCAGGGCGGCGGCGCTCGCTGTGAGCCGTGCGTGCAGTACCGTGCGGAGGCTGCGGGCGCCGCTGTTCACCacggaggagaggagaggaaggagcggagcgctgcagccagccccgccCGCTGCGGCCAGGCTCGCTCGCTCGCTCGCTGTGTCGGCGGCCGTGCGGGCTGCGAGCGGCCCCGCGGATCGGAGCCGAGCTACATAGAGGCGGAAGGGACGGCGAGAGCGGGCGGCGGCGGTGCCGAAGCCGAGGACGAGAAACGAAACGGGAGAGAGAATCTGATCCAGAGCCGGAAGCGAGGAGTCGGATCAGCGGCGGAGAGCTCTCGGCTGGCGTCCGGTGCCGGCGGGACCGAGGTGGAGATGTGCGCGGCGAGAGAAGGGCGGTGGGGCCGGAGGCAGCGAGCGCTGCTGTGCTGCGTGTTGGTGGCAGCGTGGGAGGCGGCGTGGGGACAGCTGCGCTACTCGGTGCCCGAGGAGCTGCCCAAGGGCTCTTTCGTGGGCGACGTGGCCAAGGACCTGGCGCTGCAGCTGCCGACGCTCCGCGATCGCGGCGCCCGAGTGGTGTCGGCAGATAGGACGCAGTATTTTGCTCTGCATGCGAACAGCGGTCACCTGGTGACGGCGGAGAGGCTAGATAGAGAGCAGCTGTGCCGGCTGGTTGAGCGATGTGTGCTGCGCTGTGAGGTGATCGTGGAGGGGGAGATGAAGGTCTACAGTATCGAAGTGGAAATCACGGATATTAACGACAATGCCCCCAGCTTCCGAGAGTCCGAACCGGAACTGAGAATAAGCGAGATGACTGCTCCTGGGTCGCGCTTTCCCCTGTTCGAGGCTCGCGACCCGGACGTGGGAGTGAATTCCCTGCAGAGCTACGAGCTGAGCGGCGACGAGCACTTCTCGCTGTCCGTGCAGGCGGGAGCCGACGGCGAGAAGCGTCCCGAGCTGGTGCTGGCTAAGGCGCTGGACCGGGAGGAGGCGGCGTTTCACGAGCTGGTGCTGAGGGCGATCGACGGCGGCGAGCCGGCACGGACGGGCACGGCGCGCATCCGCGTGTCTGTGCTGGACGCCAACGACAACGCGCCCGTGTTCAGCCAGGCGGTGTACGCGGTGAGCGTGCCCGAGGACGTTCCTGTGAGCTCTACCCTGCTCACCCTCACGGCCACTGACGCCGACGAGGGAATCAACGCGAATGTGAAATATTCCGTTAAGAAAGCGACAGACCTAGCATCGGACATTTTCTACCTGGATCCGGAGACGGGTTCGATCAGGCTGGTGAGGAGCCTGGACTTCGAGGAAGGCGACTCCTATGATCTCCAAGTGATGGCACGGGACGGCGGTGGCCTATCCGACACGGCTACGGTCTCGATCTCGGTGACCGACGTGAATGACTACGCGCCCGAGATTTCGGTGCGGTCGGCGCTGAGCGAGATCTCGGAAGACGCGCCGCCGGGGACGGTGGTGGCCCTGATGCACGTGCAGGACCGCGACTCGGGCGCCAACGGCAAGGTGCGGTGCAGCATCGAGGAGAGCGTCCCGTTCCGCCTGAAGAGGGAGCTGGACAATTACTACAGCGTGGTGACGTCGCGGGAGCTGGACCGGGAGGAGGTGTCGGAGTACAACGTGACGGTGTGGGCGTCGGACGGCGGGTCGCCGTCGCTGCGGAGCAGCGCGGTGCTGGCGCTGCGCGTGCTGGACGTGAACGACAACGCGCCGGTGTTCGCGGAGGCGCGCTACAGCGCCCGTCTGCCCGAGAACAACGCCGAGGGCGCGCTGGTGCTGACGGTGCGGGCGTGGGACGCGGACTGGGGGCAGAACGCGCGCGTGCGCTACCGGCTGGCGGAGGGGCGCGTGCGGGGCGCGCCGCTGTCGTCCTACGTGTCGGTGCAGGCGGAGACGGGCGCGCTGTACGCGCTGCGCTCGTTCGACTACGAGGAGGTGCGCGAGGTGGGGCTGTGCGTGCGGGCGGAGGACGGCGGCGCGCCGGCGCTGAGCAGCAACGTGTCGGTGCGGCTGCTGATCGTGGACGAGAACGACAACGCGCCGCAGGTGCTGTACCCGCCGTCGGCGGCgtcggcggcgggcgcgggctGGACGGGCGTGGAGCTGGCGCCGCGCTCGGCGGAGCCCGGCGCGCTGGTGGCCAAGGTGGTGGCGGTGGACGCGGACGCGGGGCAGAACGCGTGGCTGTCTTACGAGCTGGCCAAGGCGACGGAGCCGGGGCTGTTCCGCGTGGGGCTGCACAGCGGCGAGGTGCGCACGGCGCGCTCGCCGCTGGCCCGCGACACGCCCAGGCACAGCCTGGTGGTAGTGGTGAAGGACCAGGGCCGGCCGGCGCTGTCGGCCACGGCCACGCTGACGGTGGTGCTGGCCGAGAGCGTGGCCGAGCTGCTGTCGGAGCTGGGCAGCGCGGCGGCGCCGGCCGAGCCCGGCGGCAGCCTGACGCGCTGGCTGGTGCTGGCCGTGGCGGCCGTGTCGTGCCTCTTCGtcgccttcctgctgctgctgctggcgctgcGCCTGCGGCGCTGGCGCCGCTCGCAGCTGCTGCCGCCGGCCAGCGGCGCCTTGCGCGGCGTGCCGGCCTCGCACTTCGTGGGCATCGACGGCGTCCGCGCCTTCCTGCACTCCTACTCGCACGAGGTGTCGCTCACGGCCGACTCGCGCAAGAGCCAGCGGCGCTGGGCGGCCGACAGCTGCTGCAACACGCTCCCGGCGCGGCCGCCGCCCGACAAGGCCGCGCCGCTGCTCGGGGAAGACGCTGCCGGCGCCCGCGGCGCACCGCCCGACGCCCTCCCGGTGAGTCAGTCGCTCCGGACACTCCGACGCCCTCCCTCTCGGCGCTTGCCTCCCTTCCCGCTCATTGCCTTTCCGTCCCCACTGTCGTTCCCCTTAAAATGGTACGGAATTTTAAGCCCTTAATAGTTTCTGACATAAAGTTCGAAGGTGGTTATTGAGCGTGGTTGAACTGACTGCTTTGAATGTAGAGTGAAGTTGGGACCTTGGTTCTGATTTTGAAGAGAAGGTGTGATTAGTGGCAATATTGTTTGAGCAGTGGTATGATTTGATTGTGAATGGCAATTTCTGTAGCATATATTATgtttgattttataattttgacCATGCCTGCAGCATTTTTGCACCATTTGATCCTGGTTTTGCTTTCCTCAAAGGGAATGCTAGTCTTTTGATGCTATAGTATTCTGCAGAGAAACTGCTTGTAGAGCTATGATGTCTGTGCATAATGGCTTCTAATACACGTACCTATAAAAATCCTCTTTAATTCACCTCCTTAATCTGCTTTGTGCTATAGTGTTTCTCCCTAGTTGTCTTCCATTTTCTGATCTTTCCTTTCAGGAAGCTTTTGCTTCATATTTTGCGTTTCTCGATTGGCCTTTTACATTGTAAATACGAAGTTAGTATTGCATCAATTCGTTATTTCCCTTGAGACGTTCCTATAAGCCATCATGAGACAAATATTTGTGTATAagggaaatgaaacagaagctCAAACTGAATCTGTCTTCTGTGCTCTCAACACTTATATTCATTGGAGATATGCAGGCCATATCACGGAACAATGGAATAGAGCAGATGAATATTTATAGAAATGAAGTCCAGATGAAAACTGTAGTGCTTTGCTTGCAGCATGACACCTGTGTCATTTCTTGGTGATCTTGGGAGGCATTTTCCTGTGCAGAGAGAAGATTGTGCCACATTCACGGTGGCACAGGTGACACCTTTACCAGACTTTCTCTTTGAatgcttccttctgctgcttgtttgatttttttttcctagtctttTTTCTATGTGTGTAGGTTGAGAGATCAGTACTAGCACAGAGCCTTGTTGATGAATGTGTTATGTGTACATGGGCCTTGCTCATGTAAACCACCAGCTGAGTATTTGACTTGGAGCTGGTGTAGAAGAATGGAGACATGAGGGtacttgtgcattttttttgtttgtttgtttttgtctgggTAGTGGATGTAAACATAAAGTTAGTAGAAGAGACATGTCTGCGTGGAACAGCCCATGCTCTAAAAGGAGAGGGACATTCCTTTACACATATATTTACGAAGATCCAGTATCTGGAGAATGAATCCTCTCTGTCTTTCCCCTTATCTCTTTAGTAAGCCTTAGAAGCTTGCAGAGAGATGTAGCTCCCTTCATGGTATACTTGGATGGTGTGGTTGTGCACAGTACATGATACTGGGAAATGGTCTGTTGAACTTTTCCTTTGATGAGACTTGCTTGCAAATTCTGAGGGTGAAAGTATTGAAATTGTGGAAGTTTTGAGTTGTCAGGTTGGGGGAGCATTGTGTGAGGGGCTATAGAAGGACAGATGCTCCTTTCTCTGctacttttgtttatttcattccACACACATCTGTGGTTTATGCACTTTGGAGTCTGTCTACGGATTAGTTTTTGCCTGAGGTATGTTATTGAGCTTGTATTGGGATTTTTGGGTTATCTTCTGTAGAATACGTTCCCTACTGTCTACCTTACATGCTCTAGTACTATGAATCCTGAAAAACATCCACGTGTATAACCTAGCTGcatatcatttattttcttcttaatgttTGTATTACATCATGATAACAAGGTGAGAAAAAAGTTGTCTGGTGCTATCCATGTTGCATGTGAAGAAATGCACTGAGCAATAGGTCCTTTAATTATGTCCTTCAGGCTGTCATGAAGAAGGAAGGCAATCATTGCAGATGGGAGTAGTTTGGAAATTCTTCCAGCAATTATGGAGGAATTGTATATGTTTACGTGGTTTAGTAGCAAATCCTTATCTCCCTTGTGAAGATATTATAAACCATCTGAAGACAAATTTTTGTGAATAagggaaatgaaacagaagctCAAACTGAGTATGTCTTCAGTGCTCACAAGACTTAGCATGAATAAGGGTCCCACATTAAGGCCTTTACATTTACAGTTTCATATGGTATGAGCTTTTATTGGGATCTTTGGGAGAGCCTTCTGGGGAATTAATTCCCTACTATCTACTTTACATGCCCTACTACTACGAATGCTCAAAAATGTTAATGTGTATAACTTAGCTGCATTTTGTTTATACTCTTCACAGTGATTATATTGCTTCCTGATAATGTGATGAAACAAATTGTCTTTTGATGTGTCCATGGTGTAGTCTTTGTGAATGTTGTGAAGAAATGCGCTGGGTAATTCATTCGACCTTAGATGATCTCCTTTGCTGAAGAGGGAAGGCAATCCTAATAGTTGGAAATAGTTTGGGAATTCTTCCTGTGTGAATGTCTCTTGCTAGCACATAGAGCCTTAGAGCACCTTAGAGCATTCTTCATTCTCTGAAGAATGGAGCTGGAAGTGGTATTGCTGGCAGACACGTGGTATGCCCAACCTTTTCCCTAGCATTGTTAAGTTCACCATTAACCCATGTCTCTAAgctttttgaaaatctccaaggacAGTGAttcaactacttccctgggcagcctgttccaatacttcacaaccctttgaggaaatacatttttcctaacatccagcctaaacctcccctggtgcaccATTTAGCCTATTTCCATCCCCTTaacacttggtgcttgggagaagaggcCAATCCACACTTTGCTGTGGCCccctttaaggtaattgtagatCATGATAAGGTCTGCCCTAAGTcctcttttctccaggctcaacAACTCAGGTCGCACAGATGCTCCTTGTAAGTCTACTTCTCTAAACCCTTCCATAGCTCCGTTTACTCTTATTTGGACATGCTCTAGCAACTcagtgtccttcttgtagtgaggggctcAAATGTGAAGACTGTatttgaggtgtggcctcaccagagatGTGTACAGaggaacaatcacttccctagccctgctggctggaATATTTCTGGTACAAGTCAGGAtactgttggctttcttggACACGTGAGCAtactgctggttcatattcagTCATCTATCAACCAGTCCTCAGTGGTTTCCTtcagcctggcagctttccagccactcttcccccagcctgtagcactgcatggggttgtctGAACCCAAACACAGGACCTGtcacttagccttgttgaaccaCATACTGCTGGCCTCAGACCATCAGcccaacctatccagatccctctgcagagccttcctatccTCAAGGAGATCAAAACTCATGCCAAACTTGGTGCCATCTGAAAACGTAGTGAGGATGCACTCAATCCCTTCATCCAAATCTTGATAAAGAtactgaagagaactggccctgaTACTAAGACCTGGGGGTCACCACTCCTGATCAGCCTTCAACTGCTAACCACCCGTTTGAGTGGACCACAACAATTAGCCAGGACtgatgatggaaagtggcttggtgAGCGCTTTGGCCAGCTCCCTCTGTACCCTCatgtggatcccatctggccccactGACTTGCATAGGTCTACGTACTTTAGCAGATCACTGACCATGTCCTTGTGGATTAtgagggcttcattctgctcccTGTCTGTAACTAGCAGGTTGTGAGGGAATGGGGTACCTAGAGAAAAATGGACTTGCTTCTAAAGACTGAGGCCAAAAAGGCTTTAAGGAGATGATTTCTTGTCACTATGTTTCCTTTCACATCtaagaaaagatgaagagtCTTCTTACTccacattttcttgtttgtgtatttatgaaaacatttttgttgtccTTAAGAGCATTAGGCAGAATGAGTTCCAGCTGGGCTTTGTCCCTtctaattttctccctgcactgcctcacaATATCTTTATATTCTTCCTGAGTGTTTCAGGTGAATCCCTTGAATTTTACTTTACATAGTATTGGGgcagatcaaaaaaaaaaaaaaaagacatttgtagAGTTGCAGTGGAGTCCTTCACTTGtgtaattttcacatttttgcctcattttctgcttctgtctcAACTGGACATCAGTGTGCCAGAGAACCCTAAAAAGATTCTAAGATCATTTAGAATTGTTGGACTGGGGAAGCCGTTTCCTTCCAGACCTTTTCATCCTGTGAagagaaatactttgaaatatttctctttcaataAAATGTCAGTGAATGATGTGCCTTGTTCTTTCTTGTCTGACAAATGGAGAGAAGTAGGATGTTGTCTGTTGTGCAGATAAAGTCtgtgagtgcagagcacagaggTTGAGAGGCAGGCATAAAGACTGGAAAATATCTGGGTCAATGTGACTTTGAATGGGGTATGCTTTGGTTTCATACCTGATGGCAAGGCCCGCACCATTTCTGTTCTGATCATGGTGTCCCTGTCCTTAGAGGCAATGATGCTTTGCTGAGAATAAACTATTTGGCAAAAAGTGCCTATGTAGTGGAGGTCTCTGAGGTGAAAGGGTGCAGCTGGAGTCACCACCTTGTATgaagctgaaagcaaagaagagcaTAAAGGTGTTGTGGGAACCGGTGTATTCTGGAAATGCTTAACTAGAGTTGCAACTGATCCCAAGTACTGCTGTTGTCTTACAGCTGCCTGTACCCCTGTATGCTTGTCTCCCATGAGGCTTTGTTCCCTTCCCACCAAGTGTCATGGCATTTTCTTCAGGTGTATGGGTAggtatttatttggaaattaaatcaaaatcaaagCATGGCCAGAATCTAGAATCAGAAGTAACTGAGAGAGCcgtgcttctgcttttcatgaATGAAACTGTAGAGAAGACAGGCATGATTTCCTACCAATTGCTGCCTTAAATTAATAGCACAACGTCGTGAAGCACTGCATACAACCATTATGTCTGATCCTCCagtgccatgctggctagacAAAGTTACATGGTAGAAACTGGTGTGGAGTGCTTAATGCCCAATGCCAGCTATCTGTGATGCTGGCAGCACCAGGGGAACTGGTGACAGAAGGCCTGCCTGTCTGTCTGATGTACTACGTTCTGTAGTTCTGGCTGTGCAGAAGGAACTATTACCAAGGAATGTGAATGCTTACTATGTAGAATGAGACCCACTTATTCTGCATGACATGATCAGGAAAATACGATTGATATTTATTACTGGAGAGATTTCCTGGTCtaacttttgctttttatgtaaTGAATGTACTAATATGTGTTCGAAAAGGGATGCCAAGTTCAACCCCCATCTTACAACGGCAAGACACTGCAATACCCTTGCGTGGTCAT harbors:
- the LOC137864447 gene encoding protocadherin gamma-A5-like, whose protein sequence is MCAAREGRWGRRQRALLCCVLVAAWEAAWGQLRYSVPEELPKGSFVGDVAKDLALQLPTLRDRGARVVSADRTQYFALHANSGHLVTAERLDREQLCRLVERCVLRCEVIVEGEMKVYSIEVEITDINDNAPSFRESEPELRISEMTAPGSRFPLFEARDPDVGVNSLQSYELSGDEHFSLSVQAGADGEKRPELVLAKALDREEAAFHELVLRAIDGGEPARTGTARIRVSVLDANDNAPVFSQAVYAVSVPEDVPVSSTLLTLTATDADEGINANVKYSVKKATDLASDIFYLDPETGSIRLVRSLDFEEGDSYDLQVMARDGGGLSDTATVSISVTDVNDYAPEISVRSALSEISEDAPPGTVVALMHVQDRDSGANGKVRCSIEESVPFRLKRELDNYYSVVTSRELDREEVSEYNVTVWASDGGSPSLRSSAVLALRVLDVNDNAPVFAEARYSARLPENNAEGALVLTVRAWDADWGQNARVRYRLAEGRVRGAPLSSYVSVQAETGALYALRSFDYEEVREVGLCVRAEDGGAPALSSNVSVRLLIVDENDNAPQVLYPPSAASAAGAGWTGVELAPRSAEPGALVAKVVAVDADAGQNAWLSYELAKATEPGLFRVGLHSGEVRTARSPLARDTPRHSLVVVVKDQGRPALSATATLTVVLAESVAELLSELGSAAAPAEPGGSLTRWLVLAVAAVSCLFVAFLLLLLALRLRRWRRSQLLPPASGALRGVPASHFVGIDGVRAFLHSYSHEVSLTADSRKSQRRWAADSCCNTLPARPPPDKAAPLLGEDAAGARGAPPDALPVSQSLRTLRRPPSRRLPPFPLIAFPSPLSFPLKWYGILSP